The Novosphingobium terrae genome has a window encoding:
- a CDS encoding uracil-DNA glycosylase family protein gives MHTAPSPSAPIGAQIASQIAGALDWWGEAGVDTLFTDEPVTWLAEKRDPAAAPQRAATPLPAAFAEAIAAAKAPVADTTEQDARIGGNTSAFPQDLPAFDAWWLQEPSLDGGHVEGRIAARGPAQAPLMVLVPQPEDGDAAAGQLLSGPQGALLRAMLAAMGLAEDTIRLAAALPRHMPHPDWPALNAQGLGDVLRHHVALAAPRRIIAFGGNILPLLGHNLPQNPAALPSVNQEGAGNSPGKLDSAPAAPSMAPIMAMPDLATMLERPRAKAVFWHQWMNWQN, from the coding sequence ATGCACACCGCCCCTTCACCCTCCGCGCCCATTGGCGCCCAGATCGCCTCCCAGATCGCTGGCGCGCTCGACTGGTGGGGTGAGGCCGGGGTGGATACCCTCTTCACCGACGAACCCGTCACCTGGCTCGCCGAAAAGCGCGACCCGGCCGCCGCGCCCCAGCGCGCCGCGACGCCGCTGCCCGCCGCCTTTGCCGAGGCCATCGCCGCCGCCAAGGCCCCTGTCGCCGACACCACCGAGCAGGACGCCCGCATCGGCGGCAACACCAGCGCCTTCCCTCAGGACTTACCCGCTTTCGACGCATGGTGGCTGCAGGAACCCTCGCTCGATGGCGGCCATGTCGAAGGGCGCATCGCCGCCAGAGGCCCTGCTCAGGCACCGCTGATGGTGCTGGTCCCCCAGCCCGAGGACGGCGATGCCGCCGCCGGGCAATTGCTCTCCGGCCCTCAGGGCGCGCTGTTGCGTGCCATGCTCGCCGCCATGGGGCTTGCGGAAGACACCATCCGTCTTGCCGCCGCCCTGCCGCGCCATATGCCGCATCCTGACTGGCCCGCACTGAACGCGCAGGGACTCGGGGACGTGCTGCGCCATCATGTCGCGCTGGCGGCGCCTCGGCGGATTATTGCCTTTGGTGGCAACATTCTGCCGCTACTGGGCCACAATCTGCCGCAAAACCCTGCCGCTTTACCTTCTGTTAACCAAGAAGGAGCAGGGAATTCTCCCGGAAAGCTCGACTCCGCTCCCGCGGCGCCCAGCATGGCCCCGATTATGGCAATGCCAGACCTGGCCACCATGCTTGAGCGACCGCGTGCCAAAGCGGTGTTCTGGCATCAGTGGATGAACTGGCAGAACTGA
- a CDS encoding molybdenum cofactor synthesis domain-containing protein, giving the protein MAIDETRAFKPINIALLTMSDTRTAENDTSGDILAERITAKGHKLVSRAILREDAILLAGTLADLVRDPDVDCVISTGGTGLTGRDVTPEALAHVIATFAGKDIPGFGELFRWISYSTIGTSTVQSRAMAVVAEGTYIFALPGSNGAVKDGWDRILDEQLDSRNRPCNFVELMPRLKEV; this is encoded by the coding sequence GTGGCCATCGACGAGACGCGGGCCTTCAAGCCGATCAACATCGCCCTGCTGACCATGTCGGACACGCGCACGGCGGAGAATGACACCTCCGGCGATATTCTGGCCGAGCGCATCACAGCCAAGGGCCACAAGCTGGTCTCCCGCGCGATCCTGCGCGAGGATGCGATCCTGCTGGCGGGCACGCTTGCGGATCTGGTGCGCGATCCCGACGTCGATTGCGTGATCTCCACCGGCGGCACGGGCCTGACCGGGCGCGACGTGACGCCCGAGGCTTTGGCCCATGTGATCGCCACCTTCGCGGGCAAGGACATCCCCGGCTTTGGCGAGCTGTTCCGCTGGATCAGCTACAGCACCATCGGCACCTCCACCGTGCAGTCGCGCGCGATGGCCGTGGTGGCGGAGGGGACTTACATCTTCGCCCTGCCCGGATCGAACGGTGCCGTGAAAGACGGCTGGGATCGCATTCTGGACGAGCAGCTGGACAGCCGGAACCGGCCTTGCAACTTTGTCGAGCTGATGCCCAGGTTGAAAGAAGTCTGA
- a CDS encoding 4-(cytidine 5'-diphospho)-2-C-methyl-D-erythritol kinase gives MTTLTETAYAKINLALHVRARREDGYHELETFFAFVDAGDTLTVTEAEADSLSISGEFAPLLAHEEGNLVLDALALLPRSQGWHVALDKALPVAAGLGGGSADVGAVFRLAQRSHGLPEGWQQAAAKLGADVPACVESVAMIGRGTGTDLAAAPTDLQGCPVLLVNPRVPLPTGPVFKAWDRVDRGAMPEGSARDVALQGRNDLEAPAISICPPVADVLAALGRTGAFLSRMSGSGATCFALFDDIATRDAARAAIAAEQPGWWQLAGRLR, from the coding sequence ATGACCACTCTCACCGAAACCGCCTATGCCAAGATCAACCTCGCCCTGCATGTGCGTGCGCGCCGCGAGGATGGCTATCACGAGCTTGAGACCTTTTTCGCCTTCGTCGATGCGGGCGACACGCTGACCGTCACCGAGGCCGAAGCCGATTCGCTCAGCATTTCGGGCGAGTTTGCGCCGTTGCTGGCGCATGAGGAAGGCAATCTGGTGCTCGATGCACTGGCGCTGCTGCCGCGCTCGCAAGGCTGGCATGTCGCGCTGGACAAGGCGCTGCCGGTGGCGGCTGGCCTTGGCGGCGGCTCGGCGGATGTGGGGGCGGTGTTCCGGCTGGCTCAGCGCTCGCATGGACTGCCGGAAGGTTGGCAGCAGGCGGCGGCGAAGCTGGGCGCCGATGTGCCCGCCTGCGTGGAAAGCGTGGCGATGATCGGGCGTGGCACGGGCACCGATCTGGCCGCGGCGCCGACGGATCTTCAGGGCTGCCCGGTGCTGCTGGTCAATCCGCGCGTGCCGCTGCCCACGGGGCCGGTGTTCAAGGCGTGGGATCGTGTCGATCGCGGAGCGATGCCCGAGGGCAGCGCGCGCGATGTAGCGCTGCAGGGGCGCAACGATCTGGAGGCGCCTGCCATCTCGATCTGCCCGCCGGTGGCCGATGTGCTGGCGGCGCTGGGGCGCACGGGGGCGTTCCTGTCGCGCATGTCGGGATCGGGGGCGACCTGCTTTGCGCTGTTCGATGATATCGCTACGCGCGATGCGGCCCGCGCAGCCATCGCGGCGGAGCAGCCCGGCTGGTGGCAGCTGGCGGGGCGCCTGCGGTGA
- a CDS encoding N-formylglutamate amidohydrolase, with product MEQASNQAWRLLGVPRAGGVLVISDHASNRVPDGIDLGIDPFCMTQHVAIDIGVAGVASRMVESGGADAAWLAHVSRLVCDVNREEDAPGAVPETSDGILIPGNALDAKGRDNRLALYHRPYHTALAETLAGHEPGLILSLHSFTPALSARPEEARPWHIGVLYNEDDRAPRLALPWLGQIDGLCVGDQKPYSGRQLNYTMNRHAEARGRLYLGVEVRQDLIGDATGQAEWAERLSALCAYLLEQTR from the coding sequence ATGGAGCAAGCGTCAAATCAGGCCTGGCGCCTGCTGGGGGTGCCGCGCGCGGGCGGGGTGCTGGTGATCTCGGACCATGCCAGCAACCGCGTGCCGGATGGCATTGATCTGGGCATCGATCCCTTCTGCATGACTCAGCATGTGGCCATCGATATCGGCGTGGCGGGCGTTGCCTCGCGCATGGTCGAGAGCGGCGGGGCGGATGCGGCGTGGCTGGCGCATGTCAGCCGTCTGGTTTGCGATGTGAACCGCGAGGAGGATGCTCCGGGCGCGGTGCCTGAAACCAGCGACGGTATCCTGATCCCTGGCAATGCGCTGGATGCGAAGGGGCGCGATAACCGTCTGGCGCTCTATCATCGGCCCTATCACACGGCGCTGGCCGAAACGCTGGCGGGCCATGAGCCCGGGCTGATCCTCTCGCTGCACAGCTTTACGCCCGCCCTGTCCGCGCGGCCTGAAGAGGCGCGGCCATGGCATATCGGCGTGCTTTACAATGAGGACGATCGCGCCCCGCGCCTTGCCCTGCCGTGGCTGGGACAGATCGATGGCCTGTGCGTGGGCGATCAGAAGCCCTATTCCGGGCGCCAGCTCAATTACACGATGAACCGCCATGCCGAGGCGCGCGGGCGGCTCTATCTGGGCGTGGAGGTGCGGCAGGATCTGATCGGCGATGCGACCGGGCAAGCCGAATGGGCGGAGCGGCTCTCGGCCCTTTGCGCCTA
- a CDS encoding lytic transglycosylase domain-containing protein, translating to MTAHTGLRTALRKSAGTALALACLALPGLAQANSAAAEYFMGRSARSAVPKLLSEDERSWYKDAFATLKRQDWATLRQMLATRPDGPLHTVLRAEYYLAPGSPRIELDALNQWLASGTTLPEAEQIESLAAKRGGAALPALPSAQQLVAWPSAPRRTRPRSVSDNTMPLSVANSINDRIKINDTAGAKQLLDGVDATLSSEARAEWRDKIAWAYYINNQDNEAYAQAIAAAQDPNATTSGAWVGEAWWTAGLAAWRQGACQQAVPAFAEAAKSGGNQELIAAAYYWESRAFVRCRQPEQAAAALRSAARADETLYGMLAAEQLGLKMPGTHALPDFTANDWQNLRDTPNVRVAVGLAEVGEDGLADDVLRYQARIGAPGQYQQLSRLARDLGLPGTQLWMAYNAPSNSSPTPASRYPTPKWTPATGWKVDPALLFAHTLQESAFRTNVVSGAGARGLMQIMPAAARDHAAVLGVSGSVTDLTRPEVNLAFGQEHLEALKSNAATQGLLPKVIAAYNAGPLPVARWNTQIRDNGDPLLWMESVPYWETRGYVATVLRNYWMYERQAGVGSESRVVMAQGMWPTFPELSGSKGIRMAAKDWPTTTTTTQVADRN from the coding sequence ATGACGGCACACACTGGCTTGCGCACTGCCTTGCGCAAAAGCGCAGGCACCGCGCTGGCACTGGCCTGTCTGGCCCTGCCGGGGCTCGCTCAGGCCAACTCCGCCGCTGCCGAATATTTCATGGGACGCTCTGCGCGCTCCGCCGTGCCCAAGCTGCTCTCCGAGGATGAGCGCAGCTGGTACAAGGATGCCTTCGCCACGCTGAAGCGTCAGGATTGGGCGACGTTGCGCCAGATGCTGGCGACTCGCCCCGATGGTCCGCTGCACACTGTGCTGCGCGCCGAATATTACCTCGCCCCCGGCAGCCCGCGCATCGAACTCGATGCGCTGAACCAGTGGCTGGCCAGCGGCACCACCCTGCCCGAGGCCGAGCAGATCGAATCGCTGGCCGCCAAGCGTGGTGGCGCGGCCCTGCCTGCCTTGCCCTCCGCGCAGCAGCTGGTCGCCTGGCCCAGCGCGCCGCGCCGCACGCGCCCCCGCTCGGTGTCGGACAACACCATGCCGCTGAGCGTGGCCAACAGCATCAACGACCGTATCAAGATCAACGATACGGCGGGCGCCAAGCAGCTGCTCGACGGGGTGGACGCCACCCTCAGCAGCGAGGCGCGGGCCGAATGGCGCGACAAGATCGCCTGGGCCTATTACATCAACAATCAGGACAATGAGGCCTATGCGCAGGCCATCGCCGCCGCGCAGGACCCCAATGCCACCACCAGCGGCGCTTGGGTGGGTGAGGCATGGTGGACCGCCGGCCTTGCCGCATGGCGTCAGGGTGCCTGCCAACAGGCCGTCCCCGCCTTTGCCGAAGCCGCAAAATCCGGTGGCAATCAGGAGCTGATCGCAGCGGCCTATTACTGGGAATCGCGCGCTTTCGTGCGCTGCCGTCAGCCCGAGCAGGCCGCCGCCGCACTGCGCTCCGCCGCGCGCGCCGATGAGACGCTCTATGGCATGCTGGCCGCCGAGCAGCTGGGCCTGAAGATGCCCGGCACGCATGCCCTGCCCGATTTCACCGCCAACGACTGGCAGAACCTGCGCGACACGCCCAATGTGCGCGTCGCCGTGGGTCTGGCCGAGGTTGGCGAGGATGGTCTGGCCGACGATGTGCTGCGCTATCAGGCCCGCATCGGCGCGCCGGGCCAATATCAGCAGCTGTCGCGCCTCGCCCGCGATCTTGGCCTGCCCGGCACCCAGCTGTGGATGGCCTATAACGCGCCCAGCAACAGCAGCCCCACCCCGGCCAGCCGCTATCCCACGCCCAAGTGGACCCCGGCCACCGGCTGGAAGGTCGATCCGGCGCTGCTCTTTGCCCATACGCTTCAGGAATCGGCGTTCCGCACCAATGTCGTCAGCGGCGCGGGTGCGCGCGGGCTGATGCAGATCATGCCCGCCGCCGCGCGCGACCATGCCGCCGTGCTGGGCGTTTCGGGCAGTGTCACCGATCTGACCCGCCCCGAGGTCAACCTCGCCTTCGGGCAGGAGCATCTCGAAGCGCTGAAATCGAACGCGGCCACGCAGGGCCTGCTGCCCAAGGTGATCGCCGCCTACAACGCCGGGCCCCTGCCCGTGGCCCGCTGGAACACCCAGATCCGCGACAATGGCGATCCGCTGCTGTGGATGGAATCGGTGCCCTATTGGGAAACGCGCGGCTATGTCGCCACCGTGCTGCGCAATTACTGGATGTATGAGCGCCAGGCCGGTGTCGGCTCGGAAAGCCGCGTGGTGATGGCGCAGGGCATGTGGCCGACCTTCCCCGAACTTTCGGGCAGCAAGGGCATCCGCATGGCCGCCAAGGATTGGCCCACGACCACGACCACCACGCAGGTCGCGGACAGGAACTGA